A genomic segment from Asterias amurensis chromosome 6, ASM3211899v1 encodes:
- the LOC139938894 gene encoding rab5 GDP/GTP exchange factor-like isoform X2 codes for MSSKKKRGFHMKESELLCKNGCGFYGNVAWQGYCSKCWREVCQKSRQAQIESDALLARKIADSERAQSSQPPPVQGAEALAFDKFGEKKKQHSSTRSKAMKTFFGKTAKSPNKETQPQHPPLEKKHSSESQRAMGDFMEFLKMLNRPAAQDLNKQCRFFVEKVQRSTQLNIEEQSELVQDFYAAIGERIKTHVAFKGSSQDQLEGMLDNVEKIIMTRLYRTLFCPPYTDDEQKDLAIQNRIRRLRWITPAMLDAVIDEGNPRVRELIERAQTDLIEVNSRRAPIDKLACIVRCSQNIFKIINLSQEAPASADDYLPAVIYMVLKANPPQLHSNIQYITRFANPSRLMQGEAGYYFTNVCCAISFVENLDAQSLSLTQEEYDSYMSGKATPPGSQFNQPICNGLKLMYANLASLEELRGKQDQLMKNARELQREMTAWRDSVINQVDDVLKNKPLIIKRCKVPAGLDTEISSTSLNLPAPMMPQVVNQ; via the exons ATGAGTTCCAAAAAGAAGCGAGGCTTCCACATGAAGGAATCAGAACTCCTCTGCAAGAATGGATGCGGTTTCTATGGGAACGTGGCTTGGCAGGGATACTGCTCCAAGTGTTGGAGGGAAGTCTGTCAGAAATCTCGGCAGGCTCAGATTGAGAGCGATGCGTTGCTCGCTCGCAA GATTGCTGACAGTGAGCGTGCTCAGTCCTCGCAACCTCCTCCAGTCCAGGGTGCAGAGGCCCTCGCTTTTGATAAGTTTGGGGAGAAGAAGAAACAGCATTCTTCCACTCGCAGCAAAGCGATGAAAACCTTCTTTGGCAAAACTGCAAAAAGTCCAAACAAGG AAACTCAACCCCAGCACCCACCCCTTGAGAAAAAGCATAGCTCTGAGAGCCAGAGAGCCATGGGTGACTTTATGGAATTCCTGAAGATGCTGAACCGCCCTGCTGCCCAAGACCTGAACAAGCAGTGTCGTTTCTTTGTTGAGAAGGTGCAACGCTCCACTCAGCTTAACATTGAGGAGCAGTCGGAGCTAGTGCAGGACTTCTACGCCGCCATTGGAGAAAGAATCAAGACACATGTAGCGTTTAAAG GTTCTTCTCAAGACCAACTTGAAGGTATGTTAGACAATGTGGAGAAGATCATCATGACACGTCTGTACCGGACGCTTTTCTGCCCCCCGTACACTGATGACGAGCAGAAGGATCTAGCCATCCAGAATCGCATCAGGAGACTAAGATGGATCACTCCGGCAATGCTGGATGCAGTCATTGATGAAGGCAACCCTAGAGTACGAGAGCTGATTGAAAGAGCTCAGACAG ATCTCATTGAGGTTAATTCTCGACGAGCGCCGATTGACAAACTTGCGTGTATCGTTCGCTGTAGCCAGAATATTTTCAAGATCATCAATCTGTCCCAAGAGGCTCCAGCGAGTGCAGATGACTACCTGCCTGCTGTTATTTACATGGTGTTAAAGGCAAATCCACCTCAGCTTCACTCTAACATACAGTACATCACTAGATTCGCTAATCCATCCCGGCTAATGCAAGGCGAGGCAGGATACTACTTCACTAATGTG TGCTGTGCAATAAGTTTTGTGGAGAATCTGGATGCTCAGTCCCTGTCTCTGACCCAAGAAGAATACGACAGTTACATGAGTGGTAAGGCCACCCCACCAGGCAGTCAATTCAATCAGCCGATCTGCAATGGATTGAAGCTCATGTATGCCAATCTAGCATCGCTAGAAGAGCTACGAGGTAAACAGGATCAACTAATGAAGAATGCCAGGGAGTTACAACGGGAGATGACGGCTTGGAGGGATAGTGTGATTAACCAG GTTGACGATGTGTTGAAGAACAAACCATTGATCATCAAACGTTGCAAGGTACCAGCCGGACTGGATACAGAGATCTCAAGTACATCACTGAACCTTCCTGCACCGATGATGCCACAAGTTGTCAACCAGTGA
- the LOC139938894 gene encoding rab5 GDP/GTP exchange factor-like isoform X1, producing MSSKKKRGFHMKESELLCKNGCGFYGNVAWQGYCSKCWREVCQKSRQAQIESDALLARKIADSERAQSSQPPPVQGAEALAFDKFGEKKKQHSSTRSKAMKTFFGKTAKSPNKETQPQHPPLEKKHSSESQRAMGDFMEFLKMLNRPAAQDLNKQCRFFVEKVQRSTQLNIEEQSELVQDFYAAIGERIKTHVAFKGKLARGSSQDQLEGMLDNVEKIIMTRLYRTLFCPPYTDDEQKDLAIQNRIRRLRWITPAMLDAVIDEGNPRVRELIERAQTDLIEVNSRRAPIDKLACIVRCSQNIFKIINLSQEAPASADDYLPAVIYMVLKANPPQLHSNIQYITRFANPSRLMQGEAGYYFTNVCCAISFVENLDAQSLSLTQEEYDSYMSGKATPPGSQFNQPICNGLKLMYANLASLEELRGKQDQLMKNARELQREMTAWRDSVINQVDDVLKNKPLIIKRCKVPAGLDTEISSTSLNLPAPMMPQVVNQ from the exons ATGAGTTCCAAAAAGAAGCGAGGCTTCCACATGAAGGAATCAGAACTCCTCTGCAAGAATGGATGCGGTTTCTATGGGAACGTGGCTTGGCAGGGATACTGCTCCAAGTGTTGGAGGGAAGTCTGTCAGAAATCTCGGCAGGCTCAGATTGAGAGCGATGCGTTGCTCGCTCGCAA GATTGCTGACAGTGAGCGTGCTCAGTCCTCGCAACCTCCTCCAGTCCAGGGTGCAGAGGCCCTCGCTTTTGATAAGTTTGGGGAGAAGAAGAAACAGCATTCTTCCACTCGCAGCAAAGCGATGAAAACCTTCTTTGGCAAAACTGCAAAAAGTCCAAACAAGG AAACTCAACCCCAGCACCCACCCCTTGAGAAAAAGCATAGCTCTGAGAGCCAGAGAGCCATGGGTGACTTTATGGAATTCCTGAAGATGCTGAACCGCCCTGCTGCCCAAGACCTGAACAAGCAGTGTCGTTTCTTTGTTGAGAAGGTGCAACGCTCCACTCAGCTTAACATTGAGGAGCAGTCGGAGCTAGTGCAGGACTTCTACGCCGCCATTGGAGAAAGAATCAAGACACATGTAGCGTTTAAAGGTAAACTCGCCAGAG GTTCTTCTCAAGACCAACTTGAAGGTATGTTAGACAATGTGGAGAAGATCATCATGACACGTCTGTACCGGACGCTTTTCTGCCCCCCGTACACTGATGACGAGCAGAAGGATCTAGCCATCCAGAATCGCATCAGGAGACTAAGATGGATCACTCCGGCAATGCTGGATGCAGTCATTGATGAAGGCAACCCTAGAGTACGAGAGCTGATTGAAAGAGCTCAGACAG ATCTCATTGAGGTTAATTCTCGACGAGCGCCGATTGACAAACTTGCGTGTATCGTTCGCTGTAGCCAGAATATTTTCAAGATCATCAATCTGTCCCAAGAGGCTCCAGCGAGTGCAGATGACTACCTGCCTGCTGTTATTTACATGGTGTTAAAGGCAAATCCACCTCAGCTTCACTCTAACATACAGTACATCACTAGATTCGCTAATCCATCCCGGCTAATGCAAGGCGAGGCAGGATACTACTTCACTAATGTG TGCTGTGCAATAAGTTTTGTGGAGAATCTGGATGCTCAGTCCCTGTCTCTGACCCAAGAAGAATACGACAGTTACATGAGTGGTAAGGCCACCCCACCAGGCAGTCAATTCAATCAGCCGATCTGCAATGGATTGAAGCTCATGTATGCCAATCTAGCATCGCTAGAAGAGCTACGAGGTAAACAGGATCAACTAATGAAGAATGCCAGGGAGTTACAACGGGAGATGACGGCTTGGAGGGATAGTGTGATTAACCAG GTTGACGATGTGTTGAAGAACAAACCATTGATCATCAAACGTTGCAAGGTACCAGCCGGACTGGATACAGAGATCTCAAGTACATCACTGAACCTTCCTGCACCGATGATGCCACAAGTTGTCAACCAGTGA